CTTTATGAATTTTCCTGATTTAAGCAGGAAAGATCTACAATATAGCAGTATGCCTCCTGTGCATCATCCGTTGCTGAACACCAATTCCAGTATTACGAGTGTATTGCGACAGCGGGATATATTTTTACATTTTCCATATCAGAGTTTTCACCATATTATTGATTTATTGCGTGAGGCGGCAATTAATCCAAATGTTACCAGCATACACATGACCTTGTATCGCGTAGCAAAAAATTCGAGTGTGGTAATGAGTTTAATTAATGCTGCGCGTAATGGAAAACAAGTTACAGTTGTAATGGAATTACAAGCGCGTTTTGATGAGGAAAATAATATTTACTGGTCGAACCGTTTGCAGGAAGAAGGTGTAAAAGTTTCGTTTGGTGTTAATAATTTGAAAGTGCATTCTAAATTATGTTTAATAACACATAATCACGAAGGCAAATTGGTGCAATATGCGATTATTGGCACGGGTAATTTTAATGAAAACACAGCCCGTGTGTACACCGATATTTTTCTGCTGACAGCCAAACCGGAAATTACAAGAGAAGTAAAAAAGATATTTGAATTTTTCGATAATCGTTTTGAAATAGGGAAGTACAAACATTTAATGGTGGCACCGTTAAATATGCGTGCAAAATTAAAATCACTGATTAGTCGGGAAATAAAACATGCCAAGGAAAAAAAACCTGCTCTATTATTTTTCAAGATTAATAATCTGGTAGACAAAGAAATTATTAAAAAATTATACGAAGCGAGTAATGCCGGTGTAAAAGTGAAATTAATTGTTCGCGGTATTTGTTCGCTGGTGCCGGGTGTTGAAGGATTGAGTGAAAATATTGAAGCCATTAGTATTTTAGACCGGTTTCTGGAACATCCGCGTATATTTTATTTTGCCAATAATGGTAAAGAAGAAATATATATGGGTTCAGCAGATGTGATGGAAAGAAATATTGATCATCGTATTGAGGTGCTGGTAAGTATTTTAGATAAAGACATCAGAAAACAATTAAAAGAAATTCTGGACCTGCAATGGCAAGATAACGTTAAAGCCAGAACCTTAGCACAAGGTCATTTAAACGATTATATCAGCAAAGGAAAAAATGCAGCAGCGGTAAGAAGTCAGTTGGCATTATATGATTATTTCAAAAATTATTACGAAAAATTAAAATCAAATACATAAAACTGTTGTACTCATGTGCAACATAAATATTAAAAATGAAATTTGCAGCAATTGATATTGGGAGTAATGCAATCAGACTACTGATTGAAAATGTATATGAAACACCTAAAGGCCCTGTTTTTCACAAAGATTCTTTAATTCG
This sequence is a window from Bacteroidota bacterium. Protein-coding genes within it:
- the ppk1 gene encoding polyphosphate kinase 1, coding for MSAKKTKKLKLKYINRDISWLSFNERVLQEAEDNSVPLNERIRFLGIFSNNQDELFRVRVAVLRRMMRLQKSQLKVFDVNPQKTLNQIQKKVLVLKNRFDNAYLQILEDLKKHKTFILNEKEINSQQGELIRNYFNETVHQRLFPIMLDNNKKMPLLNDKSIYLAVRMVKTGKPAATRYSLIEVPDGEPSRFFVLPDDGDKKFIILLDDIIRYNLDAMYYIFNYDSIDAYTIKITRDAELDLHADLSQSMLEIIQKSVKRRTKGETTRFIYDAQMPEEMLQFFAKKMKLQRNDAIIPGARYHNFKDFMNFPDLSRKDLQYSSMPPVHHPLLNTNSSITSVLRQRDIFLHFPYQSFHHIIDLLREAAINPNVTSIHMTLYRVAKNSSVVMSLINAARNGKQVTVVMELQARFDEENNIYWSNRLQEEGVKVSFGVNNLKVHSKLCLITHNHEGKLVQYAIIGTGNFNENTARVYTDIFLLTAKPEITREVKKIFEFFDNRFEIGKYKHLMVAPLNMRAKLKSLISREIKHAKEKKPALLFFKINNLVDKEIIKKLYEASNAGVKVKLIVRGICSLVPGVEGLSENIEAISILDRFLEHPRIFYFANNGKEEIYMGSADVMERNIDHRIEVLVSILDKDIRKQLKEILDLQWQDNVKARTLAQGHLNDYISKGKNAAAVRSQLALYDYFKNYYEKLKSNT